Below is a genomic region from Dioscorea cayenensis subsp. rotundata cultivar TDr96_F1 chromosome 14, TDr96_F1_v2_PseudoChromosome.rev07_lg8_w22 25.fasta, whole genome shotgun sequence.
ATAGAAAAGTTGTGAGTTCAtctctttatctttttctttgagcTTATCTACTACTCATTCTTTGAAAAGATTGCTGCTTTGGCTTTGAAAGTGTTGTTCTTGATGTTTGTTTTGAGGTTTATAGTCCTGTTTGCTTGTGTTTTCATTCTTGAGTTCGAAGGGTTTGATAGAAAAAAGCTTGAAAATTTGTGTCTTTGATGGTTTAGTGTTTATTTCTTGAATTGTTCTTCATCCATTTGCCATGTTTTGCTGctaaatatctcataaaaatcCCATCTTTGGCTGTGTACCAAGCTCCATCTCCTTCCATGGAGTTTGGGACCTCTGGGAGGAGAATTTTTGctcccaaaaccctaaccctaattctcttTCTGCTTTCCCAAATGCAACAATCTtcatcctctcaacccctcCATTCAAACCCAATCTTCTCCCAATCTCCAACCCCTCCTCCAACATCTATGCTTCCAAACAACACCACCACCAATACCACCTCTTCAGCTCATCTGAGAAGAATTCTTCTTGGCATTCTTTTTGGTTCACTTACCGGAGTTTTTACCTCCATTGTCTTCCTCTTGTTGATCCGtctcttcattctctttgcCAATCGAACACCGATACTCAAAGGCCCTGTCATCTTCTCCCCAAAAATTTCCTCAAAAAGCCTACAACCTGCCATTGCAACTCAATGCCTATCCACCAACTTACTTGGTTCGAGTACCAGTGGGCAATATTACCGAGTGGAACTCGATGATGGTTTTGTTGTTGCCGTGAAACGGATTGAAAACAACCGCGAAGGGGCCTCTCCGATGCGGCATTCCAATGCTTTGAAGAGGCAAGTGCAAAGAGAGCTTGAATTGTTAGCAAAGGTGAAACATGAGAATTTAATGAGCTTAAGAGCTTTTGTTCGTGATCACAATCGGTTCTCATTGGTTTACGATCATATCCCGAACGGGAGCTTAGAGGATGTGATGAAGAAGGTGAGATCGCAGCAGTTGAGGATTGGATGGGATGTCAGGCATCGGATTGCGGTTGGAATTGTGAAAGCGTTGAGGCATCTGCACTTTGAGTGCAGTCCAAGGATACTGCATTATAGGTTGAAACCAACGAATGTCATGTTGAGTGAGGAATTTGAGCCAATGTTAGCAGATTGCGGATTAGCAAGGCTTGTTCCAGTTTGTTCAGATGCCGCCGTCTCTGCTTGTTATGTTGCTCCGGAGTGTTTCCAGAGCCGCAGGTATTAAATTCATTCTTTTACCCAGAGACTTTTATTTCGAGATCTGCTTTAATTGCAATTTCAATCATTCATTTATGCACAAACTATCATTCTAAACTTGCTTGTGATTGAAGTGTGCTCGATTTGTTCTGTTTTGAGTGTTGATTACTTAATTTACAAGAAAACTTGAACTGTTATGTTTGCATTTTTAAATCCATAGTTTGTGTTCTGTTTGAGTTTCATTGTTTGGATGGAAGGATACAAAATCAGTGTCAATAGGAGAAGCTATAGATTACTGAAGATCATGGAATTCTGTTGGTCATCGCATGGTAGAGATAGCTGCTGATTAAGGTGtcgaaaagaaaaactataGACCAGACATAGCAGCATTTATGGGCTAATAAGTAGTTTGTATGAACAATGAGCAAATTCAATTAAGCATAGGAACTGATTAGATAGTAATGGTTAAGCACAAGTAGCACTAAAGTATACGTTGTGCGGAATCATGAACTACACTTTTTCAGACAAGAAGAATTTCATGTACTTTACGCATGTGGTCCGAAATGCTGCCACTCAAGCCATAGTGTTCGAGATGCTGATTTTTGTCTCCTTGGTGGTCTATATATTTGAAAGTCAGCAACTTCCGGCCTTCAAATTGTAGACATTGTGTTGTTCGGTGGTATGCTGCAAAGGAAACGAAAAAATGCACTTTGATGGACATTGTAGCATCAAAGTCAAATGTTGAGCTAAAAAATCAACATTGTTGAGTGAGTGCAGTTCCATCAGATGACTGATTTGAGAGTTTTGAGGTTGTCGAAGAAAATCAGTTATTTTGCACAATCAACTCTTTGTAATAAGCTGCAATTCAAAACATTATGTATGAgttataatttatctaattgAACTAATCCTAAATGAggatattttttcttcttgctAACAAATGTTAATTGGAAAAATGAATAGGTATACGGATAAGAGCGATGTATTCAGTTTCGGCATGATTTTGGCTGTGCTACTAACAGGAAAAGACCCGTTCGATCCTTTCTCCAATGGAGAATCAGGAAGAGGGGGTTTGGGTAGGTGGCTCCGGCATTTGCAACAGACCGGAAGTGCGCGTGATGCATTAGATAAAGGAATTATCGGTGAAGAAATGGAGGAAGACGAGATGTTAATGGCCATAAGGATAGCTCTTGTATGCCTGTCCGACTTGCCAGCAGACCGGCCGTCAAGTGATGAGCTTGTAGCCATGCTTACTCAACTCCACAGTTTCTGAGGCAAGCATCGAAGCTCATTCTACCGTTAATTTTGGGTTTCGGCGGTGTGTTTCGAGATCGTAGAATGTATAGATGTGTTACTCTTGACATAGTTTTGCTTGCTGTGAGTATATGTAGATTACAtgtattttgagtgagtttttaaTACTTGGTGAGTTTATTCACTATTTTGCTTGTTTTGGAAGTAGCATTGAGTTGTTTGAAATGATTCCTTAAAACAATTTCTGTTGAAAGGTACATTGTTGGCTGGTTTGTCTTGCTTTCCTTTCTATTCCATCAGTTATATATTCAGCTGATGCTTTTtacatatctatataaatatttgatatatatatatataaccttgtGAAAATCTGTAATTGTAAATGTATGTAACTAATAATCTTTTTGTTATGAAAGCCTGAGTTTTTTTATCCTGTCAACATTGAATTGAATTAGaccaaataatatgtttattttgtttgcatttaatAATCATGAGGTCTCTCAAAAAGGTGTCATTGTGATGCATGTTGGAGTTCAGTTAAatgttttttatcattaatatttcattaatatGTTTAAGTATATAATTGTTTACATTTGAAttataatcatttataaaataaatttataagaaaaataaaataaatttataaaaaaaatatatgtatctACATATtgaattaagtttatttttctttgacaaAGCGAATGATCCAGTATGCACagatataaaattaatacttCAATACACTTATGCCCTAATCTTACATGAACAGAACTGTCTTCTCGGTAAAATCATGAATATTCTACGGAGAAAATGCAAAGGATTCGTGCCAATGGAATaaaagtttgttgtttttttgcattCTAAGCCGATGATAAGTATTGTTTtttcagtaaaaaaataaaataaaataaatatattttaatttaagggGTACAAAATTAAATGTGAAGGAAACCCAGTAGAGGACCCACTGTTTGCTTCATCAATAAACAAAAGTCTCATGCCTAAAACCCTTAAGTTGAAATTCAAATTTACTAATTTACCCATATGAATTACTGCACAAGAAAAATGCCATTTTTACAAATCCAACAACTATCATGTCGGCCATGCAGAAAAAAAGGTAAAACAAGGTTGTATCATAAATTTACTCATTTACCCATGTGAATTACCTTACTAGATGGAGGGTGTCATTTTTACAAAATCTATCCATCATGTCTGTCATGCataaaaaaaggtaaaagaaaGGTAGCCTCACAGGTCACAAGCATGCAATGCTTAGGACCTTGAAAAGGctgtttgtttgtgtttatgtgtcaagagagagagagagagagagagagagagagagagagagggttttACAGGCATGCAAGCATGTGAGGAGCCTGGAAAGTCACTGGGTTTGTCCCACAAAAAAAGTTCACCTTTTTAAAGATAAGATAAAGAGGCATGGTGAAAAAAGAGAGATAACAAAAGGAAAGCTCTATGGTTGCAAATCATTTAACAATACCAAAATCAAGTCCGGATGATTTCGAAATGAAccgaagtgaaaaaaaaataagaaaagtgtCATTTTTTAAAGTGGGGAGAAGTGATATTATTTCTAGTATTTCAGGTGTTCATTTGTCAGTAAGTGAAAATAGAATCGGAAAATTTAGATATTGATTGAAGTTttatgagtttaaaaaaattttaaaagtgagatttttaaattaactcactttttttcactttcagtaaaaaaaatattgaaatgagTTTAGTTCAAAATTTACTTTACGACaaaataaacagtaaaaaaaaaatcagaccaCTACTCTTGGAATGAACGCCCAATGTGTAAACTTTAGAAATCAGGGGTGTTTTTGTCAATTCATggaattttaaaatacatatattgaCTAGTCAGAAGGACAAGGACTAATTTATtgtcacaaaattaaaaaaaaacatatgttggATGAAAGTCAATTATTAACCACAAAATAATTTctcacaaaaatattaaatcattcATCTAATATTTATTTAGCAGCACGCATCTCAAAGCAGGTCTAATTATCTatgtgaaattaatatttatccttatatcatgtaaaaaaaattattgttaaccAGTTGCCCTTATATTATGACCCTCTTGTTACTAACTCTAATTATTCCCTTTTATTAATTCAGTCACgagtaataaaataacaaaaatactctTAACCAGTGGctatattttattctatttatttattttaataaaataaacaagtcacattatttatattatttgtaagGCATAAAAgcactatattttatttgttaattcatTAATACatagaattaaaatattttaactaatttctattatttactttactatatatttttataaaatttcataaatagtttttttatcatatatactAGTAGAAAACCTTACTAATGagcagcaaaaaaaaaaagtcaaaataatCTCTCTATTTTGAATTCTCCTCTCTTTTAGtacctctaatataaaatctgccTTTTTGGTTCTCATACTGATGGATCTGCCTTTTGGTtctcgtatttacacattttcgtccttttttatttctccAGTTCATCAGCCGAAGAGACCAATAAAACGAATCCATCAACTAAAaggacaaatatatatatatatatatatgagaatcaCAATGACAGATCCATCAACTAAAGAACGAAAATGTGTAAATAagataaccaaaaaaataaattttatattaaaaagacaaaaaaatggaaaacgcAACATAGATGAAccattttgatgttttaattcaaaagaaataaaggtAACACATTCAGAGTTACAAACAGTAAATCAAAATCACATAACAAAGATATTTATACTCTGTTTTGCAAAATATCCCAAGTTTTCCTGTCTGCTTTCTCACCAAACATgaggaaaaaaatcaacaataccTTATCCATTAATAGATATCAATGCAATTGAATGGAGGAGAATAATTCTTTTCTAGACCCACTTCAAAGCAGTTATAAATATCAAGTAGCTGAAGCTCTTAATTATTCTTCAAAGAAAACCCCAAAGAAAGCATCAAAACAAGCATCGAGAACACCATCAAAAATGCAGGCTGCCACAGTGTGCTTCACAGGGCCAATGCCATTGAAAAGCACCAAGACATTGGTGCCAAGGAAATCAACCAAGACCTATAGAACAGTGATCTGCCCGAAGGCTGTAGCTGTCGCCGCGCCCGACAACGATACCGTTGACTATACCTCCTCAGCTTCGTaagtcatcttcttcttttgatctgtttatttactataaatTCACGTTCATAAAGGCTTTATAATTAGAAACAATCGAAAAATTAAGTTGCGCGTAATTTCTAAATATATGACATGCTATCTATAGATCATAATAGTTAAGCTTTCGAAGTCTAAATTTCAAGCATCAAACATTAACCTGAAACAAATATAATGTGCTTTTGTGTATATTTACAGTGTGTTTCCGGCAGAAGCCTGTGAAACAATTGGTGGAACAGCATGCGACGTGGAGATGTTTCCTGAAGTGAAGCTCCAATCACAGCCCAGCAATGCTAAAGCAAAAGTTGCCTCCACGGAAATTGATCGAGACTATCTAGAGTACAATGAACCTAGAACGTGAGATTCTAAGAACCGATTTAGTAACATTAATTGAGTTAGCATCAAGATGACACACATAGAACTAAatgtctaaaaatttattatgtttttacaGGGTGTTCCCAGATGAGGCATGTGATGACCTTGGAGGAGAATTCTGTGATCCTGAGTACCAGAGGGGTGGTTAATGAGAATAGGCTACATGTTTAAGTTACTAGAATTGCTCGGTCTCCAGTTCCTTGTGGTTAAGCAGTAAGGTTGCACTAATTATGGGTTAGCAGCACACTAATGGAGTTCAATACCTATAGAACTTTATGTACTCTGTAGATAAATTGCTTTGGTGTCATACGTGAATATATTATGAAGTGTGGTGTTTCTATGTTATATGTGCAGTATTTTCATGGGTTATCTATGCGAAGCAGCTCAATGCTTCGATTATGGCAAATGGATGACATCTTAGAAGTAAAATTGAGATGATCTACAAGATAAGATAAGATAGAGAACAAGTCAGTTATACTTATATGTAATAGGTTGTTGATGAGAACAATTCCCAGGTCAGCTAGATAATAGCTAGTTGATGTTGGGATTTACAGCAATCCAGGGCAGGGGTTTCTAAAGGCTGCAAGCTCAGTTACAATTCAACACTATCCATAAACATAGAGAGAGTATGCACTAACAAACACAAGGCATAAATGGTTTGCTGGAATCActtaaatcaagaaaaatataagcAGCAAGGACTGAAAAAAAAGTGTCAAAACAATAAGGGTGAGTGAGTACCAGTACCATCTTCATTTGTCAATCATCTCTTCAAACACTAGGTACTGAAGTGCTACAGAGTATTTGGCAGCTCTCCTTACTAATCTGGTGCTTGGATTGGCACTGCCACTCACAATAAATGATCCTGAGCCAtcacctgaaaaaaaaaagtccccATAGCAAATTAGTCTGCTTGTGCAAACATAAGGACACAACCTCATTTTTACATTCAGAAACTCCAGAAGCACATATAGTGAGCACAAGAAAGTTAGATATCAGAATAGGCAACCGGTCTTTTTAACAAATATCACACCGTCAAATTCCAACACAAGTAGCTTTGCGCTTGACATACTCTCAAGAGTTCGACAACATTGATTGCTCAAAAGAGAATACCTACAACATGTACATACCCTGAATTGTGAAGATGGAGTGAATCCATCTCTTATATATGAACAATAACCTTGGGTTGTCTCCTTGGTGTGTATCAGCAAGTAGAAGCTTGCAGGCCCCCCTGGGTTGTAGTAAATAAATTACTTTAGGTATCTGATGAATCACCTTATCAAATATGTAGTAGTTATATAGATAATCTTACTTTGCATGTGCGATGGCATCTTTACACAAAGCCAAAGTTCGAACCATAGCAAGATCTCTACCTCTTGCATTGGCATATCTATTTTGACAAGTTCTGTAAAATTCAAGCAAGGCAATAAGAAAAGAGGTCATGAAGGCAAAGGTctaataaaccaaaaataagtCACAAATGTGATGCTGAGCAACATGATGGGTAGGACTTTCTCCAAATCTAACAGGACAaactaaacaacaacaacaaaaagtaataaaaaataataatattgttaaaatgTATGATTGCTATTTTTGCAGTTTCTTCAAGATTTTAGTAAACCTACTGCTCGTGAGTTTTTTTATGGTTAAAATATAATAAGTCGTGGTTCAGTCCCTTCCACTGGTATTTTGCAATTTATAGTCATACAGTGCCCTAGTGTATATTTTCCATTATTGTCACCCTAATGCCAAGCTTTCCTTTCAATCAAGCAATTCAATACAAAGTTATTTACCTTTCACTAAAGAAATCAGCAAAATCATCAATGATAACTGCTATGGGAAAGCTCTCATGCAAGTGAAATGCCGCAAAGTATTTCTTAattccatcttcatcttcaacataCCTACAGAAGTCATTATAATGTCAAAACATTGGAGATTAACAAGTTGGCTAAGATGGACAAacagaagaaatataaaaacacGAACTTCATGAAAATTACAAGAGAATTCCATCCTTAAAAAGGTTAACCATCATTCATTATAGTGAACAGACGCTCACGAAATGATGCAAGAACAAAGCATCTCACACCAGTATCATGTTGCCCCAACAAAAAGAAGCTATTAATTAGTAGGTTAAGTCACATttctaattaatgaaatcatagctCTATAGTTGCTCCTTAAAAATTAGCCCGCCCAATATGTCTCAATTTTGGCAATCCTAGTCACAAATTTTTGCACCAAGCATCAATCCCCACCATAATCTCATCACAATCTTCATGCCATAATTAATGTTATACAGTCGCTGAATTGCAAGCATGCCTCCAAGTCTCCCAAAAAATTCCTGTAATGAAAGGCTATGTATGCACATTTTCAACAACACCTACACTTGTCTGAGACAAAAATAGTATTGCTTACTTCATTTGTATCCTCTGAAACACATCCGAAGTCGGATCAATGCCctgaaaatatatcaaatatcaaaCACATCATAAACAAAAAGGTT
It encodes:
- the LOC120276532 gene encoding inactive leucine-rich repeat receptor-like protein kinase CORYNE, which gives rise to MEFGTSGRRIFAPKTLTLILFLLSQMQQSSSSQPLHSNPIFSQSPTPPPTSMLPNNTTTNTTSSAHLRRILLGILFGSLTGVFTSIVFLLLIRLFILFANRTPILKGPVIFSPKISSKSLQPAIATQCLSTNLLGSSTSGQYYRVELDDGFVVAVKRIENNREGASPMRHSNALKRQVQRELELLAKVKHENLMSLRAFVRDHNRFSLVYDHIPNGSLEDVMKKVRSQQLRIGWDVRHRIAVGIVKALRHLHFECSPRILHYRLKPTNVMLSEEFEPMLADCGLARLVPVCSDAAVSACYVAPECFQSRRYTDKSDVFSFGMILAVLLTGKDPFDPFSNGESGRGGLGRWLRHLQQTGSARDALDKGIIGEEMEEDEMLMAIRIALVCLSDLPADRPSSDELVAMLTQLHSF
- the LOC120276481 gene encoding light-regulated protein, chloroplastic: MEENNSFLDPLQSSYKYQVAEALNYSSKKTPKKASKQASRTPSKMQAATVCFTGPMPLKSTKTLVPRKSTKTYRTVICPKAVAVAAPDNDTVDYTSSASVFPAEACETIGGTACDVEMFPEVKLQSQPSNAKAKVASTEIDRDYLEYNEPRTVFPDEACDDLGGEFCDPEYQRGG
- the LOC120276479 gene encoding uncharacterized protein LOC120276479 gives rise to the protein MVERFFAVEQSLSAEPALALLSGPPSCGKTSLLFQFAINCASETSSGEVIFICNKRRLESKPPFLSQGIDPTSDVFQRIQMKYVEDEDGIKKYFAAFHLHESFPIAVIIDDFADFFSERTCQNRYANARGRDLAMVRTLALCKDAIAHAKGACKLLLADTHQGDNPRLLFIYKRWIHSIFTIQGDGSGSFIVSGSANPSTRLVRRAAKYSVALQYLVFEEMIDK